A window from Peromyscus eremicus chromosome 1, PerEre_H2_v1, whole genome shotgun sequence encodes these proteins:
- the Syt5 gene encoding synaptotagmin-5 gives MFPEPPTPGSPAPEAPPDSSRIRPGAVPAWVLATIVLGSGLLVFSSCFCLYRKRCRRRMGKKSQAQAQVHLQEVKELGRSYIDKVQPEIEELDPSPSMPGQQVSDKHQLGRLQYSLDYDFQTGQLLVGILQAEGLAALDLGGSSDPYVSVYLLPDKRRRHETKVHRQTLNPHFGETFAFKVPYVELGGRVLVMAVYDFDRFSRNDAIGEVRVPMSSVNLGRPVQAWRELQVAPKEEQEKLGDICFSLRYVPTAGKLTVIVLEAKNLKKMDVGGLSDPYVKVHLLQGGKKVRKKKTTIKKNTLNPYYNEAFSFEVPCDQVQKVQVELTVLDYDKLGKNEAIGRVAVGAAVGGAGLRHWADMLANPRRPIAQWHSLRPPDRARPVPAS, from the exons ATGTTCCCGGAACCCCCGACCCCGGGGTCTCCAGCGCCTGAGGCACCTCCAGACTCGAGCCGCATCAGGCCGGGCGCAG TGCCTGCCTGGGTCCTGGCCACCATCGTGCTGGGCTCAGGCCTCCTGGTCTTCAGCAGCTGTTTCTGTCTCTACCGGAAGCGCTGTCGGAGACGGATGGGCAAGAAGAGTCAGGCCCAAgcccaagtccatcttcaggaAGTGAAGGAGCTGGGCCGGAGTTACATAGATAAG GTTCAGCCTGAAATAGAGGAGCTGGACCCCTCACCTTCCATGCCAGGACAGCAGGTTTCAGACAAGCACCAGCTAGGACGGTTGCAGTATTCGCTGGATTATGACTTCCAGACTGGTCAG CTCCTGGTGGGCATCTTGCAAGCTGAAGGACTGGCAGCGTTGGACCTAGGAGGTTCCTCGGACCCCTATGTAAGTGTCTATCTGCTGCCAGACAAGCGGAGGCGACACGAGACCAAGGTGCATCGGCAGACCCTGAATCCACACTTTGGGGAGACCTTTGCCTTCAAG GTCCCATACGTGGAACTGGGGGGCAGAGTGCTGGTCATGGCGGTGTATGACTTCGATCGCTTCTCCCGCAACGATGCCATCGGGGAGGTGCGGGTGCCCATGAGTTCCGTGAACCTGGGGCGGCCGGTGCAGGCCTGGAGAGAGCTGCAGGTAGCTCCCAAAGAGGAG CAGGAGAAACTGGGGGACATCTGCTTCTCTCTCCGCTATGTCCCCACGGCCGGAAAGCTCACCGTCATTGTCCTGGAAGCTAAAAACCTGAAGAAGATGGATGTTGGGGGACTCTcag ATCCCTATGTTAAAGTGCACCTGCTTCAGGGAGGCAAGAAGGTTCGGAAGAAGAAAACCACCATTAAGAAGAACACCCTGAACCCCTATTACAACGAAGCCTTCAGCTTTGAGGTGCCCTGTGACCAAGTGCAG AAAGTCCAGGTGGAGCTGACCGTATTGGACTATGACAAGCTGGGCAAGAATGAGGCCATCGGGAGAGTGGCGGTGGGCGCAGCCGTCGGTGGGGCCGGCCTTCGGCACTGGGCTGACATGTTGGCCAACCCCAGGCGGCCCATTGCCCAGTGGCACTCGCTGCGGCCCCCTGACCGAGCCAGGCCAGTGCCCGCATCCTGA